The genomic interval ATTTTCATGATTATGTCCTTCAATGGCAATAAAATCAATTTCTGAAAAGTATTTGCCTATTAGCTCTTCTAGTGAATAGGTCAGTCTGTTTGAATTGATGGCTAAAATCACATCCTTTTCCTGCAATTTCTCCAAAATTTCCAGGGCTTTCGGAAATGGAACTGTCAATTCCTTTTTTGATGAATTATAAAAATCAAGATAGGTGGTTTTTACTTTTTCAAGATTTTCAGGAGTGTTGTTATCTCCCAAAACCAGAGAAACAATCTCATCAATGTTTCCTCCCAGACAAGGAATCAAATCCTCCCTGGTGAATTTTGGCAGGTCATACATCTCCAGTGTCCGGTTAAAACATTCAAGTACATCCCATATTGAATCAAAAAGTGTTCCGTCAAAATCAAAAATCGCAAGTCGTTTCATAATGTAAATTTTGTACCTTAAACAATTTATTTTTTTACATCATTTATTGAAAAAAAGTTAATTATCATATAATATGATAATTAAGACATTGTTACATTGTTAATGAACTCCAATATAATCTCAACAGTCTGATTTTGCTGGTCATCATGAGAAATCTTGGCAGGATTGTCCCCTTCCTGATGCCCATAATAAGCAAACTGAGCATGATTTCCACCCTGAATTACACATTCTGTTAAGTTGCTGATTAACGGTAAAGCTTTATTATATGATTCCCTATTTAAAATTCCGTCTTCAGATCCATAAATTGATAAAACAGGCTTGTCAATTTTTTCTGTAGGATAAGCGGCCAGCAGTACAACTGCATCAGTCTTGTTTGAATGAACAGCATATGATGATGCTGAAACTCCACCTAAAGAATGACCGGACATGATATAATGGGAGTAATTGCCTGCTTCAATTATTGGTTCGGCACTGTCCTGGCCGAAAAATGCAAAATTCAAAGGCATTTCCACAAGATAGCAGTCCACACCATTTTCCGCCAATTGTACAAACAGAGGAAGGTAAGCTGTATATTCGTTTTTAGCACCAGGATAGAAAATCAGTGATGTGCCATTGCCGGGTCCATCTAACCACAATCCGTTTGATATCTTTTGAACTGAAACATTGTCAGTTCCGTTAAGCAAATCAGTTGCAGTTTTTTCGGCATGATGAACATCAGTGAAATAGAATATTCCATATGCCAAAACACATGCCACTATAACTATAATTAATATTTTAATTTTCTTATTCATTCAAACTCACTTATATAATAATTAACTAATTTAATTAATATATTTAACTAATTTTTTAAAAAAACCTGACTTTTGTTCTATCTGAAGAAAATATTCACTGTAATTCTAAATATTTTTAATAAAAAAAAATGAATTTATCCACATTTATTTAAAATTATAACTTTAATATGAATACACTATAAAATTTAAAGATTAATATTAAATAAAATATGGACAACAATATCCGATTTCTCTGATTTGAAAAGCAATATTTAAACATAATCAGATATAACTATTAATTAACGGTGATTATATGATTTTAAACAGGAAAAATATAATTATTCTTTTGATAATTGTAGGTGCTTTTGCCGTTGTTGGAGGAGTTTATGCTCATGAAATTTCAGACAACACAGGGCTTAAAACCGCAAATATCATGAAAAAAGTTAGCAACAATAAAGTTAAAACAGTAACTGTAAAGATCAATAACTTCAAACCAGGAGTATTGTGGGGGCCGAAAGCAACAAAATTTAAAAATGGAGATGCAATAGCTGGATATGTTACATATACCGGCAATGCCCAGTTTGATAAAGGAACAGGTGTTACAGCATGGTATATCGGAACCGGAATCAACGGAGATTTGAACCCTCATCACACAAAGCTGGTTAAAGTAAAATTCTACTTCAAAAA from Methanobrevibacter sp. carries:
- a CDS encoding HAD family hydrolase; this translates as MKRLAIFDFDGTLFDSIWDVLECFNRTLEMYDLPKFTREDLIPCLGGNIDEIVSLVLGDNNTPENLEKVKTTYLDFYNSSKKELTVPFPKALEILEKLQEKDVILAINSNRLTYSLEELIGKYFSEIDFIAIEGHNHENPSKPDAYGVNEIIKKADVNADEAVYIGDSITDILTAKNAGIDCIIVKWGYGLQKDFEDEYLLEVIDDFEEIVKYF
- a CDS encoding alpha/beta hydrolase, which translates into the protein MNKKIKILIIVIVACVLAYGIFYFTDVHHAEKTATDLLNGTDNVSVQKISNGLWLDGPGNGTSLIFYPGAKNEYTAYLPLFVQLAENGVDCYLVEMPLNFAFFGQDSAEPIIEAGNYSHYIMSGHSLGGVSASSYAVHSNKTDAVVLLAAYPTEKIDKPVLSIYGSEDGILNRESYNKALPLISNLTECVIQGGNHAQFAYYGHQEGDNPAKISHDDQQNQTVEIILEFINNVTMS